A single genomic interval of Hippoglossus stenolepis isolate QCI-W04-F060 chromosome 24, HSTE1.2, whole genome shotgun sequence harbors:
- the LOC118103262 gene encoding poly(rC)-binding protein 3 isoform X4 yields MEPIKVQSEGGLNVTLTIRLLMHGKEVGSIIGKKGETVKKMREDSGARINISEGNCPERIVTITGPTDAIFKAFAMIAYKFEEDIINSMSNSPATSKPPVTLRLVVPASQCGSLIGKGGSKIKEMRESTGAQVQVAGDMLPNSTERAVTISGAPEAIIQCVKQICVVMLESPPKGATIPYRPKPASTPVIFSGGQVRADPLGASTANLSLLLQHQPLPAYTIQGQYAIPHPDLSKLHQLAMQQTPFTPLGQTTPAFPAGLDASNQASTHELTIPNDLIGCIIGRQGTKINEIRQMSGAQIKIANAMEGSSERQITITGTPANISLAQYLINARFRDVAAMWNDPSSMTTS; encoded by the exons ATGGAGCCCATTAAGGTCCAATCAGAGGGTGGACTGAATGTGACCCTCACCATCCGGCTGCTGATGCACGGaaag gaggTTGGAAGCATCATAGGAAAG aaaGGAGAAACGGTGAAGAAAATGCGTGAAGAC aGCGGAGCCCGTATCAACATCTCAGAGGGAAACTGCCCTGAGCGGATAGTCACCATCACCGGGCCGACAGACGCGATCTTCAAGGCCTTTGCCATGATCGCCTACAAGTTTGAGGAG GATATAATCAATTCCATGAGCAACAGTCCAGCCACCAGTAAACCGCCCGTTACCCTGAGGCTCGTCGTCCCGGCCAGCCAGTGCGGCTCCCTCATCGGGAAGGGAGGCTCCAAAATCAAAGAAATGAGAGAG TCCACAGGGGCTCAGGTGCAGGTTGCAGGGGACATGCTCCCCAACTCCACCGAGCGGGCGGTGACGATCTCCGGGGCCCCAGAGGCCATCATCCAGTGTGTCAAGCAGATCTGTGTGGTGATGCTGGAG tCCCCACCGAAAGGTGCCACCATCCCCTACCGCCCCAAGCCTGCCTCCACCCCTGTCATTTTTTCAGGTGGCCAGGTAAGAGCAGACCCACTGGGGGCGTCCACAGCCAACCTCAGCCTCTTACTGCAGCACCAGCCACTGCCT GCTTATACCATTCAAGGACAGTACGCCATCCCTCATCCTGAC TTGAGCAAGCTCCACCAGTTGGCTATGCAGCAAACCCCCTTTACCCCCCTCGGACAGACCACCCCTGCCTTCCCCG CAGGTCTGGATGCCAGTAACCAGGCCAGTACTCATGAACTCACCATTCCCAATGAT CTAATAGGCTGCATAATCGGACGCCAGGGAACCAAAATCAACGAGATCCGTCAGATGTCTGGGGCGCAGATCAAAATTGCTAACGCCATGGAAGGGTCATCGGAGCGCCAGATCACCATCACAGGGACCCCCGCCAACATCAGCCTGGCCCAGTACCTCATCAACGCAAG GTTCAGAGACGTGGCGGCCATGTGGAACGACCCATCTTCCATGACCACATCCTGA
- the LOC118103262 gene encoding poly(rC)-binding protein 3 isoform X1, with product MEPIKVQSEGGLNVTLTIRLLMHGKEVGSIIGKKGETVKKMREDSGARINISEGNCPERIVTITGPTDAIFKAFAMIAYKFEEDIINSMSNSPATSKPPVTLRLVVPASQCGSLIGKGGSKIKEMRESTGAQVQVAGDMLPNSTERAVTISGAPEAIIQCVKQICVVMLESPPKGATIPYRPKPASTPVIFSGGQVRADPLGASTANLSLLLQHQPLPAYTIQGQYAIPHPDQLSKLHQLAMQQTPFTPLGQTTPAFPAAGLDASNQASTHELTIPNDLIGCIIGRQGTKINEIRQMSGAQIKIANAMEGSSERQITITGTPANISLAQYLINARFRDVAAMWNDPSSMTTS from the exons ATGGAGCCCATTAAGGTCCAATCAGAGGGTGGACTGAATGTGACCCTCACCATCCGGCTGCTGATGCACGGaaag gaggTTGGAAGCATCATAGGAAAG aaaGGAGAAACGGTGAAGAAAATGCGTGAAGAC aGCGGAGCCCGTATCAACATCTCAGAGGGAAACTGCCCTGAGCGGATAGTCACCATCACCGGGCCGACAGACGCGATCTTCAAGGCCTTTGCCATGATCGCCTACAAGTTTGAGGAG GATATAATCAATTCCATGAGCAACAGTCCAGCCACCAGTAAACCGCCCGTTACCCTGAGGCTCGTCGTCCCGGCCAGCCAGTGCGGCTCCCTCATCGGGAAGGGAGGCTCCAAAATCAAAGAAATGAGAGAG TCCACAGGGGCTCAGGTGCAGGTTGCAGGGGACATGCTCCCCAACTCCACCGAGCGGGCGGTGACGATCTCCGGGGCCCCAGAGGCCATCATCCAGTGTGTCAAGCAGATCTGTGTGGTGATGCTGGAG tCCCCACCGAAAGGTGCCACCATCCCCTACCGCCCCAAGCCTGCCTCCACCCCTGTCATTTTTTCAGGTGGCCAGGTAAGAGCAGACCCACTGGGGGCGTCCACAGCCAACCTCAGCCTCTTACTGCAGCACCAGCCACTGCCT GCTTATACCATTCAAGGACAGTACGCCATCCCTCATCCTGAC cAGTTGAGCAAGCTCCACCAGTTGGCTATGCAGCAAACCCCCTTTACCCCCCTCGGACAGACCACCCCTGCCTTCCCCG CAGCAGGTCTGGATGCCAGTAACCAGGCCAGTACTCATGAACTCACCATTCCCAATGAT CTAATAGGCTGCATAATCGGACGCCAGGGAACCAAAATCAACGAGATCCGTCAGATGTCTGGGGCGCAGATCAAAATTGCTAACGCCATGGAAGGGTCATCGGAGCGCCAGATCACCATCACAGGGACCCCCGCCAACATCAGCCTGGCCCAGTACCTCATCAACGCAAG GTTCAGAGACGTGGCGGCCATGTGGAACGACCCATCTTCCATGACCACATCCTGA
- the LOC118103262 gene encoding poly(rC)-binding protein 3 isoform X2 yields MEPIKVQSEGGLNVTLTIRLLMHGKEVGSIIGKKGETVKKMREDSGARINISEGNCPERIVTITGPTDAIFKAFAMIAYKFEEDIINSMSNSPATSKPPVTLRLVVPASQCGSLIGKGGSKIKEMRESTGAQVQVAGDMLPNSTERAVTISGAPEAIIQCVKQICVVMLESPPKGATIPYRPKPASTPVIFSGGQVRADPLGASTANLSLLLQHQPLPAYTIQGQYAIPHPDLSKLHQLAMQQTPFTPLGQTTPAFPAAGLDASNQASTHELTIPNDLIGCIIGRQGTKINEIRQMSGAQIKIANAMEGSSERQITITGTPANISLAQYLINARFRDVAAMWNDPSSMTTS; encoded by the exons ATGGAGCCCATTAAGGTCCAATCAGAGGGTGGACTGAATGTGACCCTCACCATCCGGCTGCTGATGCACGGaaag gaggTTGGAAGCATCATAGGAAAG aaaGGAGAAACGGTGAAGAAAATGCGTGAAGAC aGCGGAGCCCGTATCAACATCTCAGAGGGAAACTGCCCTGAGCGGATAGTCACCATCACCGGGCCGACAGACGCGATCTTCAAGGCCTTTGCCATGATCGCCTACAAGTTTGAGGAG GATATAATCAATTCCATGAGCAACAGTCCAGCCACCAGTAAACCGCCCGTTACCCTGAGGCTCGTCGTCCCGGCCAGCCAGTGCGGCTCCCTCATCGGGAAGGGAGGCTCCAAAATCAAAGAAATGAGAGAG TCCACAGGGGCTCAGGTGCAGGTTGCAGGGGACATGCTCCCCAACTCCACCGAGCGGGCGGTGACGATCTCCGGGGCCCCAGAGGCCATCATCCAGTGTGTCAAGCAGATCTGTGTGGTGATGCTGGAG tCCCCACCGAAAGGTGCCACCATCCCCTACCGCCCCAAGCCTGCCTCCACCCCTGTCATTTTTTCAGGTGGCCAGGTAAGAGCAGACCCACTGGGGGCGTCCACAGCCAACCTCAGCCTCTTACTGCAGCACCAGCCACTGCCT GCTTATACCATTCAAGGACAGTACGCCATCCCTCATCCTGAC TTGAGCAAGCTCCACCAGTTGGCTATGCAGCAAACCCCCTTTACCCCCCTCGGACAGACCACCCCTGCCTTCCCCG CAGCAGGTCTGGATGCCAGTAACCAGGCCAGTACTCATGAACTCACCATTCCCAATGAT CTAATAGGCTGCATAATCGGACGCCAGGGAACCAAAATCAACGAGATCCGTCAGATGTCTGGGGCGCAGATCAAAATTGCTAACGCCATGGAAGGGTCATCGGAGCGCCAGATCACCATCACAGGGACCCCCGCCAACATCAGCCTGGCCCAGTACCTCATCAACGCAAG GTTCAGAGACGTGGCGGCCATGTGGAACGACCCATCTTCCATGACCACATCCTGA
- the LOC118103262 gene encoding poly(rC)-binding protein 3 isoform X3 encodes MEPIKVQSEGGLNVTLTIRLLMHGKEVGSIIGKKGETVKKMREDSGARINISEGNCPERIVTITGPTDAIFKAFAMIAYKFEEDIINSMSNSPATSKPPVTLRLVVPASQCGSLIGKGGSKIKEMRESTGAQVQVAGDMLPNSTERAVTISGAPEAIIQCVKQICVVMLESPPKGATIPYRPKPASTPVIFSGGQVRADPLGASTANLSLLLQHQPLPAYTIQGQYAIPHPDQLSKLHQLAMQQTPFTPLGQTTPAFPAGLDASNQASTHELTIPNDLIGCIIGRQGTKINEIRQMSGAQIKIANAMEGSSERQITITGTPANISLAQYLINARFRDVAAMWNDPSSMTTS; translated from the exons ATGGAGCCCATTAAGGTCCAATCAGAGGGTGGACTGAATGTGACCCTCACCATCCGGCTGCTGATGCACGGaaag gaggTTGGAAGCATCATAGGAAAG aaaGGAGAAACGGTGAAGAAAATGCGTGAAGAC aGCGGAGCCCGTATCAACATCTCAGAGGGAAACTGCCCTGAGCGGATAGTCACCATCACCGGGCCGACAGACGCGATCTTCAAGGCCTTTGCCATGATCGCCTACAAGTTTGAGGAG GATATAATCAATTCCATGAGCAACAGTCCAGCCACCAGTAAACCGCCCGTTACCCTGAGGCTCGTCGTCCCGGCCAGCCAGTGCGGCTCCCTCATCGGGAAGGGAGGCTCCAAAATCAAAGAAATGAGAGAG TCCACAGGGGCTCAGGTGCAGGTTGCAGGGGACATGCTCCCCAACTCCACCGAGCGGGCGGTGACGATCTCCGGGGCCCCAGAGGCCATCATCCAGTGTGTCAAGCAGATCTGTGTGGTGATGCTGGAG tCCCCACCGAAAGGTGCCACCATCCCCTACCGCCCCAAGCCTGCCTCCACCCCTGTCATTTTTTCAGGTGGCCAGGTAAGAGCAGACCCACTGGGGGCGTCCACAGCCAACCTCAGCCTCTTACTGCAGCACCAGCCACTGCCT GCTTATACCATTCAAGGACAGTACGCCATCCCTCATCCTGAC cAGTTGAGCAAGCTCCACCAGTTGGCTATGCAGCAAACCCCCTTTACCCCCCTCGGACAGACCACCCCTGCCTTCCCCG CAGGTCTGGATGCCAGTAACCAGGCCAGTACTCATGAACTCACCATTCCCAATGAT CTAATAGGCTGCATAATCGGACGCCAGGGAACCAAAATCAACGAGATCCGTCAGATGTCTGGGGCGCAGATCAAAATTGCTAACGCCATGGAAGGGTCATCGGAGCGCCAGATCACCATCACAGGGACCCCCGCCAACATCAGCCTGGCCCAGTACCTCATCAACGCAAG GTTCAGAGACGTGGCGGCCATGTGGAACGACCCATCTTCCATGACCACATCCTGA
- the LOC118103262 gene encoding poly(rC)-binding protein 3 isoform X6 produces the protein MEPIKVQSEGGLNVTLTIRLLMHGKEVGSIIGKKGETVKKMREDSGARINISEGNCPERIVTITGPTDAIFKAFAMIAYKFEEDIINSMSNSPATSKPPVTLRLVVPASQCGSLIGKGGSKIKEMRESTGAQVQVAGDMLPNSTERAVTISGAPEAIIQCVKQICVVMLESPPKGATIPYRPKPASTPVIFSGGQVRADPLGASTANLSLLLQHQPLPAYTIQGQYAIPHPDQLSKLHQLAMQQTPFTPLGQTTPAFPAGLDASNQASTHELTIPNDAA, from the exons ATGGAGCCCATTAAGGTCCAATCAGAGGGTGGACTGAATGTGACCCTCACCATCCGGCTGCTGATGCACGGaaag gaggTTGGAAGCATCATAGGAAAG aaaGGAGAAACGGTGAAGAAAATGCGTGAAGAC aGCGGAGCCCGTATCAACATCTCAGAGGGAAACTGCCCTGAGCGGATAGTCACCATCACCGGGCCGACAGACGCGATCTTCAAGGCCTTTGCCATGATCGCCTACAAGTTTGAGGAG GATATAATCAATTCCATGAGCAACAGTCCAGCCACCAGTAAACCGCCCGTTACCCTGAGGCTCGTCGTCCCGGCCAGCCAGTGCGGCTCCCTCATCGGGAAGGGAGGCTCCAAAATCAAAGAAATGAGAGAG TCCACAGGGGCTCAGGTGCAGGTTGCAGGGGACATGCTCCCCAACTCCACCGAGCGGGCGGTGACGATCTCCGGGGCCCCAGAGGCCATCATCCAGTGTGTCAAGCAGATCTGTGTGGTGATGCTGGAG tCCCCACCGAAAGGTGCCACCATCCCCTACCGCCCCAAGCCTGCCTCCACCCCTGTCATTTTTTCAGGTGGCCAGGTAAGAGCAGACCCACTGGGGGCGTCCACAGCCAACCTCAGCCTCTTACTGCAGCACCAGCCACTGCCT GCTTATACCATTCAAGGACAGTACGCCATCCCTCATCCTGAC cAGTTGAGCAAGCTCCACCAGTTGGCTATGCAGCAAACCCCCTTTACCCCCCTCGGACAGACCACCCCTGCCTTCCCCG CAGGTCTGGATGCCAGTAACCAGGCCAGTACTCATGAACTCACCATTCCCAATGAT GCTGCATAA
- the LOC118103262 gene encoding poly(rC)-binding protein 3 isoform X5 → MEPIKVQSEGGLNVTLTIRLLMHGKEVGSIIGKKGETVKKMREDSGARINISEGNCPERIVTITGPTDAIFKAFAMIAYKFEEDIINSMSNSPATSKPPVTLRLVVPASQCGSLIGKGGSKIKEMRESTGAQVQVAGDMLPNSTERAVTISGAPEAIIQCVKQICVVMLESPPKGATIPYRPKPASTPVIFSGGQVRADPLGASTANLSLLLQHQPLPAYTIQGQYAIPHPDQLSKLHQLAMQQTPFTPLGQTTPAFPAAGLDASNQASTHELTIPNDAA, encoded by the exons ATGGAGCCCATTAAGGTCCAATCAGAGGGTGGACTGAATGTGACCCTCACCATCCGGCTGCTGATGCACGGaaag gaggTTGGAAGCATCATAGGAAAG aaaGGAGAAACGGTGAAGAAAATGCGTGAAGAC aGCGGAGCCCGTATCAACATCTCAGAGGGAAACTGCCCTGAGCGGATAGTCACCATCACCGGGCCGACAGACGCGATCTTCAAGGCCTTTGCCATGATCGCCTACAAGTTTGAGGAG GATATAATCAATTCCATGAGCAACAGTCCAGCCACCAGTAAACCGCCCGTTACCCTGAGGCTCGTCGTCCCGGCCAGCCAGTGCGGCTCCCTCATCGGGAAGGGAGGCTCCAAAATCAAAGAAATGAGAGAG TCCACAGGGGCTCAGGTGCAGGTTGCAGGGGACATGCTCCCCAACTCCACCGAGCGGGCGGTGACGATCTCCGGGGCCCCAGAGGCCATCATCCAGTGTGTCAAGCAGATCTGTGTGGTGATGCTGGAG tCCCCACCGAAAGGTGCCACCATCCCCTACCGCCCCAAGCCTGCCTCCACCCCTGTCATTTTTTCAGGTGGCCAGGTAAGAGCAGACCCACTGGGGGCGTCCACAGCCAACCTCAGCCTCTTACTGCAGCACCAGCCACTGCCT GCTTATACCATTCAAGGACAGTACGCCATCCCTCATCCTGAC cAGTTGAGCAAGCTCCACCAGTTGGCTATGCAGCAAACCCCCTTTACCCCCCTCGGACAGACCACCCCTGCCTTCCCCG CAGCAGGTCTGGATGCCAGTAACCAGGCCAGTACTCATGAACTCACCATTCCCAATGAT GCTGCATAA